Proteins encoded within one genomic window of Lysinibacillus sphaericus:
- a CDS encoding SAM-dependent methyltransferase encodes MSMGREQESPPLYVYGTEANRFIKSSVHYFPKHAKIAAYEENEGANAVFLAKLGYKVTVYNSTSQGLAKVQLLANMNGVTIDTKRVELIEYKLPKENYDGAIMVFGHFPHSFQLVVLDKIMNSLKLNGVFMFEVYEYAQLLYNTGGPKDMSHLYNAENILRWARRYKLKHYFTGEVEQYDTSIQTSTRRVIQVIVEK; translated from the coding sequence ATGAGCATGGGGCGTGAACAAGAGAGTCCACCACTATATGTGTATGGAACGGAAGCGAATCGATTTATTAAGTCTTCTGTACATTATTTCCCAAAGCATGCCAAAATTGCTGCGTATGAAGAAAATGAGGGAGCGAATGCAGTATTTTTAGCAAAACTAGGATATAAGGTAACGGTTTATAATTCTACTTCACAAGGACTAGCTAAAGTTCAATTACTGGCAAATATGAATGGCGTAACGATCGACACAAAAAGGGTAGAATTAATAGAGTACAAACTGCCTAAAGAAAACTATGATGGCGCAATAATGGTTTTTGGGCATTTTCCTCATAGCTTCCAATTAGTAGTACTTGATAAAATTATGAACTCTTTAAAACTAAACGGTGTATTTATGTTTGAGGTATATGAATACGCACAGCTTTTATACAATACGGGGGGACCAAAAGATATGTCTCATTTATATAATGCGGAGAATATCTTAAGATGGGCTCGTCGTTATAAATTAAAACATTACTTTACGGGGGAAGTAGAACAATATGATACGTCGATTCAAACAAGTACTCGCCGTGTCATACAAGTAATAGTAGAAAAATAA